TCGATCCACTGAGCGATGAGGAGCGCGTCTTCACCACGACCCTCGCCCTGCAGGACGCCCCTCGCGGGGACTGACCGCGAGTCGACTCAGTCGAACTCCTCGATCCCCTGCAACCGCACCTGCTCGAGATCGAGGCGTGCGGCGATACGGCGCACCACGACGTCGTCGACCGTGCCGGTGCGGCGCAGACCCAGCAGCACCTCGCGCTTGCGGTCGAGGAGCGCCAGCTTGAGCCGCGTGTGCTCTTCGTGGCGGATAAGCGGCGAGCGCTGCAGCACGTCGACATCGGTCGAGGTCGCGATCATCTGGAGCGTCATGCCCTCCACGACCGCCGACACGCCTCCCCCGCCGACCGACGTGTCTGCAGCCGGTGCGCCCGTGCCGTCGGTGCCGTAAGGGTCCGGCTCGTCGAGGAGCGCATCCAGCGCCTCTGCTTCTGAGTCGACCAGCGCCTGCTCGCGGGCGAGCGTCTTGGCGTTGGCGAGCTCGAGCATCTGATAGCCCTCGCTGCGCACGCGGTCGCGTACCTCCTGACCGACCCCGTGCTCGACGGCGAGGTCGTCGAGGGCGGCCAACGCGGCCCCCGAGATCGTACGCTCGGCGAGTTCGTACTCCTCCTGCTCGGCGTGGTCGACGGGCATGCGCGCCCAGCGCAGCACTGCCGGGAGCAACGGCCCCTGCACGAGCAGGCTGAGCAGGATCACTCCAGCCGTGACGAACACGATCTCGTCGCGTCCTGACGCACCGTCCGCAAGCGTCGTCGGCACCGAGAGGGCGATCGCCAGCGACACCGCCCCGCGCATGCCGGCGACGGTCGAGACGACGCGGGCCCGCGAGCGCAGTCCTCGCGGCGGGCGCGGGCCGGTGGTCCTCTGGAACGGCACGCTGAGCAGTTGGAACAGGTAGCGCACGACGACGAGGGTCGCCCACACGGCGAGCGAGGTCAGCACGAGGCGTCCGATCGCCGCGGCCGAGATCTCATGCAGCACGAACTGCACTTCGAGACCGATCAGGATGAACAGGGCACCGTTGAGCAGGAAGACGCCGAACGGCCACACCGCGTCGGACTGCCGGCGCGAGGAGGCGGTCGTCACCCGCGGAGAGACGTAGGAGACGATCAGGCCGGCGACCACCACGGCGAGCACTCCCGAGGCCTCGATGATCTCGGCCAGCAGGAACGCGGTGAACGGGATCAGCAGAAGAGTGACGTTGATGACCGCCGTGGACTCGCTGCGGCGCAGCAGGAGCGCACCGAGCACCGCGATCACGGCGCCCGCGGCGATGCCGCCGATGTAGGACACCAGGACCGTCCAGGTCACCGACCACGGGGTGATCTGACCACCCACGGCGAGCGAGACGGCGATCGCGTAGAGCACGAGCGCGGTTCCGTCGTTCGTGAGGCTCTCGGCCTTGAGCTTCATGAACATGCGCCGCGGGAGCAGGCGTCCGAGGGCGGCGACCGCCGTGGCATCCGGCGGAGCGACAGCGGCACCGAGGATGAGCGCGATCTCCCACGGCATGCCGAACAGCACGCCCACCCCGGCGACGGCGAACGCCGACGCCACGACCAGCAGCGTGCTCATCGGCAGGATGTAGCGGAAGTCGCGGCGGATCGACCGCAGCGAGGTGGTGAGGCTCTCCCAGAAGAGCATCACCGGCAGGAACAGCAGCAGCACGGTCTCGGGCGGCAGCTGCACCTCGCGCAGCGCGGGGATGAAGCCCAGCGCGAGCCCGAAGATGACCAGCACGAGCGGCAGCGCGAGACGCACTCGCGGCGCGAGCAACGCCCCGGCCAGGATCGTGAGCCCCAGCAGGACCGTGACCTCGAGACCT
The sequence above is drawn from the Candidatus Microbacterium colombiense genome and encodes:
- a CDS encoding Na+/H+ antiporter — its product is MEGLEVTVLLGLTILAGALLAPRVRLALPLVLVIFGLALGFIPALREVQLPPETVLLLFLPVMLFWESLTTSLRSIRRDFRYILPMSTLLVVASAFAVAGVGVLFGMPWEIALILGAAVAPPDATAVAALGRLLPRRMFMKLKAESLTNDGTALVLYAIAVSLAVGGQITPWSVTWTVLVSYIGGIAAGAVIAVLGALLLRRSESTAVINVTLLLIPFTAFLLAEIIEASGVLAVVVAGLIVSYVSPRVTTASSRRQSDAVWPFGVFLLNGALFILIGLEVQFVLHEISAAAIGRLVLTSLAVWATLVVVRYLFQLLSVPFQRTTGPRPPRGLRSRARVVSTVAGMRGAVSLAIALSVPTTLADGASGRDEIVFVTAGVILLSLLVQGPLLPAVLRWARMPVDHAEQEEYELAERTISGAALAALDDLAVEHGVGQEVRDRVRSEGYQMLELANAKTLAREQALVDSEAEALDALLDEPDPYGTDGTGAPAADTSVGGGGVSAVVEGMTLQMIATSTDVDVLQRSPLIRHEEHTRLKLALLDRKREVLLGLRRTGTVDDVVVRRIAARLDLEQVRLQGIEEFD